In one Balaenoptera musculus isolate JJ_BM4_2016_0621 chromosome 20, mBalMus1.pri.v3, whole genome shotgun sequence genomic region, the following are encoded:
- the CBX2 gene encoding chromobox protein homolog 2 isoform X2: MSPCSRHSKLKEPDAPSKSKSSSSSSSSTSSSSSSDEEDDSDLDAKRGPRGRETHPVPQKKAQILVAKPELKDPIRKKRGRKPLPPEQKAARRPVSLAKVLKTARKDLGAPAGKLPPPLSAPVAGLAALKAHAKEACSGPSTMATPENLASLMKGMAGSPSRGGISWQSSIVHYMNRMSQSQAQAAGRLALRAPTASKCSLGLDLKVRTQKGELGISPPGSKVPKAPSGALEQKVGGTGGPPHVHSGNKVPAGCLGPQPAPTQELSLQVLDLQSVKNGTPGLGMVARHATTTKGNPATHPATGKGAGGGLTAVSGAGLPTDGSKSEKLASRAAALPTPAGKRDFVKGSLAPGQEGHPTPGEARKTATLSEMSTGEENSSSDSDPDSASLPSAGQNLSVSVQTSQDWKPTRSLIEHVFVTDVTANLITVTVKESPTSVGFFNLRHY; the protein is encoded by the coding sequence GAACCCGACGCCCCCTCTAAATCCAAATCCAGcagttcctcctcttcctccacgtcctcctcttcttcctcagatGAAGAGGATGACAGCGACTTAGACGCCAAGAGGGGCCCCCGGGGCCGTGAGACTCACCCAGTGCCTCAGAAGAAGGCCCAGATCCTGGTAGCCAAGCCCGAACTGAAGGATCCCATCCGGAAGAAGCGGGGTCGCAAGCCCCTGCCCCCAGAACAGAAGGCGGCTCGGAGGCCCGTCAGCCTGGCCAAGGTGCTGAAGACGGCCCGGAAGGACCTAGGGGCACCAGCCGGCAAGCTGCCCCCCCCGCTCAGTGCCCCCGTGGCCGGCCTGGCAGCCCTGAAGGCCCATGCCAAGGAGGCTTGCAGTGGCCCCAGCACCATGGCCACCCCGGAGAACTTGGCCAGCCTGATGAAGGGCATGGCCGGCAGCCCCAGCCGGGGTGGTATCAGCTGGCAGAGCTCCATCGTGCACTACATGAACCGGATGAGCCAGAGCCAGGCCCAGGCCGCGGGCAGACTGGCTCTCAGGGCCCCAACTGCCAGCAAGTGCAGCCTAGGGCTAGACCTGAAGGTGAGGACGCAGAAGGGGGAGCTGGGGATAAGCCCCCCGGGAAGCAAAGTCCCAAAGGCCCCCAGTGGTGCTCTGGAGCAGAAAGTGGGGGGCACAGGAGGGCCTCCACACGTCCACAGTGGCAACAAGGTCCCTGCCGGGTGCCTGGGCCCCCAGCCTGCACCCACCCAGGAGCTGAGCCTCCAGGTCTTGGACTTACAGAGTGTCAAGAACGGCACACCAGGGCTGGGCATGGTCGCCCGCCATGCCACAACCACCAAGGGTAACCCTGCCACCCACCCAGCCACTGGGAAGGGTGCCGGGGGTGGCCTCACTGCGGTGAGTGGGGCTGGCCTGCCCACCGACGGCAGCAAGAGTGAGAAGCTGGCCTCCAGggcagcagccctgcccacccctgccGGCAAGAGGGACTTTGTCAagggcagcctggccccagggcaGGAGGGCCACCCGACTCCGGGAGAGGCGCGGAAGACGGCTACACTGTCTGAGATGAGCACCGGCGAAGAGAACAGCAGCTCCGACTCGGACCCTGACTCGGCCTCCCTGCCCAGTGCCGGACAGAACCTGTCAGTGTCCGTCCAAACCAGCCAGGACTGGAAGCCCACCCGCAGCCTCATAGAGCACGTCTTCGTCACCGACGTCACCGCCAACCTCATCACAGTCACGGTGAAGGAATCTCCCACCAGCGTGGGCTTCTTCAACCTGAGACATTACTGA
- the CBX8 gene encoding chromobox protein homolog 8, with product MELSAVGERVFAAEALLKRRIRKGRMEYLVKWKGWSQKYSTWEPEENILDARLLAAFEEREREMELYGPKKRGPKPKTFLLKAQAKAKAKTYEFRSDSARGIRIPYPGRSPQELASTSRAREGLRNMGLSPPGSSSTCRVEPPRDRDRERDRERERERERERGASRADDKPSSPGDSSKKRGPKPRKELLDPSQRPLGEPSDGLGDYLKGRKLDDTASGAGKFPAGHSVIQLARRQDSDLAQCGVASPSPAEATGKLAVDTFPARVIKHRAAFLEAKGQGTLDPGGPRVRHGSGTPSSVGGLYRDMGAQGGRPSLIARIPVARILGDPEEESWSPSLTNLEKVVVTDVTSNFLTVTIKESNTDQGFFKEKR from the exons ATGGAGCTTTCAGCGGTGGGGGAGCGGGTGTTCGCGGCCGAAGCCCTCCTGAAGCGGCGCATAAGGAAA GGACGCATGGAATACCTCGTGAAATGGAAGGGCTGGTCGCAGAA GTACAGCACATGGGAACCTGAAGAAAACATCCTGGATGCTCGCCTGCTCGCAGCCTTTGAGGAAAG GGAACGAGAGATGGAGCTCTATGGCCCCAAAAAGCGAGGACCCAAACCCAAAACCTTCCTGCTCAAG GCCCAGGCCAAGGCAAAGGCCAAAACTTACGAGTTCCGAAGTGACTCTGCCCGAGGCATTCGGATCCCCTATCCCGGCCGCTCACCCCAAGAACTGGCCTCTACTTCTCGGGCCCGTGAGGGCCTTCGGAACATGGGTCTTTCCCCACCGGGGAGCAGCAGCACCTGCCGAGTGGAGCCCCCTCGGGACCGTGATCGGGAACGGGAtcgagagagggagagggaacgAGAGCGTGAACGGGGTGCTAGCCGCGCAGACGACAAACCCAGCTCGCCAGGTGACAGCTCCAAGAAGCGAGGTCCCAAGCCCCGGAAAGAGCTCCTGGACCCCTCACAAAGGCCCTTGGGAGAACCCAGTGATGGCCTTGGAGATTACCTCAAGGGCAGGAAGCTGGACGACACTGCTTCCGGGGCAGGAAAGTTCCCAGCTGGCCACAGTGTGATCCAGCTGGCTCGAAGGCAGGACTCGGACCTGGCCCAGTGCGGTGTGGCCAGCCCCAGCCCGGCTGAGGCCACGGGCAAGCTGGCTGTGGACACCTTTCCAGCCAGGGTCATAAAGCACAGGGCCGCCTTCCTGGAGGCCAAAGGCCAGGGCACCCTGGACCCTGGTGGCCCCCGGGTCCGGCATGGCTCAGGCACCCCCAGCTCTGTGGGGGGCTTGTATCGGGACATGGGGGCCCAAGGGGGAAGGCCCTCCCTCATCGCCAGGATCCCAGTGGCCAGAATCCTGGGGGACCCAGAGGAAGAATCCTGGAGCCCCTCTCTGACCAACTTGGAGAAGGTGGTGGTCACCGACGTGACCTCAAACTTTTTGACCGTCACAATTAAGGAAAGTAACACGGACCAAggcttttttaaagagaaaagatga